The Macrobrachium rosenbergii isolate ZJJX-2024 chromosome 46, ASM4041242v1, whole genome shotgun sequence genome has a window encoding:
- the LOC136830414 gene encoding zinc finger BED domain-containing protein 5-like, which yields MENSLWTLVQNPFNTDVELLLESLQEEAIDLKSDSSAKRDFETMKLEEFWVKYLPMYPKVGEEALRVILPFSSTYLCEAGFSALVVLKTKQRNRLDVGNDLRYALSSFNPRISELVRKKQQHPSH from the coding sequence ATGGAGAATTCTCTTTGGACATTGGTGCAGAATCCATTTAACACTGATGTGGAGTTGCTACTGGAATCACTGCAAGAGGAAGCCATCGATTTGAAATCTGACTCGAGCGCGAAAAGGGACTTTGAAACAATGAAGTTAGAAGAGTTTTGGGTGAAATATCTCCCCATGTACCCAAAAGTAGGTGAAGAAGCACTTCGTGtgattcttcccttttcttctacTTATCTTTGTGAAGCAGGATTTTCAGCTCTTGttgttctgaaaacaaaacagCGCAACCGGCTTGATGTAGGAAATGACTTGCGTTATGCTCTGTCATCCTTCAATCCTAGAATTTCTGAACTtgtgaggaagaagcagcagcatccATCTCACTAA